One Vespula pensylvanica isolate Volc-1 chromosome 1, ASM1446617v1, whole genome shotgun sequence genomic region harbors:
- the LOC122634592 gene encoding slowpoke-binding protein isoform X3 — MFNLYQSLNKKDEGESHRESDVTGHDRFWQERPRTRRKRRAVNRRTQSAIELDSEAMVSARGVLRRGRSASIEDDESEEEKGYQLTNKIDNLAKILFSRVSAARGCRDQNEIRNGRHHYTALGHGPSACEDVGEYVEMEKRSRDRALSICQTYIQRTSRYTLIKQLNNVGSRVDKHWFAVRDTSLKTDRLITLMPLNRNCPLSICPSTKDILNNLFLALQHPYICPIFGLEFLEYEELNYVALIQPINHGSLKDLIYGIERNCWNDDWSQKYASRGKGLPLSQIQQMGRQILEALVFLKDRGFPVVAHLHSGNVVVQNGVARLAGLENTLLGFKSRIHPIVTSRLTKTSTVDVICFGHMLFEMCAGYELCSFKPTAAHLSDIETYPQVIELLEIIFDESRNRYPSIEELLIHDLFRNIDLREMRCAPVTIFRPALTPSIINFLDGIKRQNLGKSRHRSRSINDILLIHRF; from the exons ATGTTCAATCTCTATCAAAGTTTGAATAAGAAGGACGAGGGTGAGAGCCATCGGGAATCGGATGTCACCGGACACGATAGGTTCTGGCAAGAGAGGCCAAGGACACGACGGAAACGACGTGCCGTCAATCGCAGAACTCAAAGTGCCATAGAGCTCGATTCGGAAGCTATGGTCTCTGCCCGTGGTGTCCTTCGTCGTGGAAGAAGTGCCAGTATCGAAGACGATGAAAGCGAAGAGGAAAAGGGCTATCAATTGACCAACAAAATTGACAATCTAGCTAAGATACTCTTCAGTCGTGTCTCGGCCGCGCGAGGATGCAGAGATCAAAATGAAATCAG AAATGGACGACACCACTACACCGCACTGGGTCACGGACCGTCCGCTTGCGAGGACGTCGGCGAATACGTGGAAATGGAGAAAAGGTCCAGAGACCGTGCTTTATCAATCTGTCAGACTTATATCCAACGAACTTCGCGGTATACTCTCATCAAGCAGCTCAACAACGTCG GATCGAGAGTGGACAAGCACTGGTTCGCCGTAAGAGATACTTCGCTCAAAACCGACAGACTCATCACTCTGATGCCCTTGAATAGAAATTGTCCGTTGAGCATCTGTCCTTCGACGAAAGACATCCTGAATAATTTGTTTCTCGCACTACAGCATCCATACATTTGTCCTATATTCGGTCTAGAGTTTCTCGAGTACGAGGAACTCAACTACGTTGCTCTAATCCAACCTATCAATCACGGTAGTCTGAAGGATCTTATATATGGC ATCGAGAGGAATTGCTGGAACGATGACTGGAGTCAAAAGTACGCTTCTCGCGGGAAAGGTTTACCCTTGTCACAGATCCAACAGATGGGTAGACAGATATTGGAAGCTTTGGTGTTCCTTAAAGACAGAGGATTTCCTGTTGTCGCTCATTTGCATTCTGGAAACGTCGTTGTACAGAATGGCGTTGCTCGTCTCGCTGGTCTCGAAAACACCCTCTTAGGTTTCAAAAGCAGGATACATCCTATAGTGACATCTCGATTGACGAAAACGAGTACGGTGGACGTGATATGTTTTG GTCACATGTTGTTTGAAATGTGCGCCGGCTACGAATTGTGTTCTTTCAAGCCAACCGCTGCGCATCTCTCGGATATCGAGACGTATCCACAG gTCATCGAACTACTTGAGATAATATTTGATGAGTCTAGAAATCGGTATCCGAGTATAGAAGAACTTCTTATTCATGACCTCTTCAGAAACATAGACCTTCGCGAAATGCGCTGTGCGCCGGTTACG ATATTTCGTCCTGCCTTAACACCTTCTATAATCAATTTTCTGGATGGTATCAAACGACAAAATTTAGGTAAAAg CCGACACAGGTCGCGTTCTATAAACGACATCCTATTGATACACAGGTTTTG A
- the LOC122634592 gene encoding slowpoke-binding protein isoform X8 encodes MESVHRPCEQNTSVRIFRKPVAESRRNGRHHYTALGHGPSACEDVGEYVEMEKRSRDRALSICQTYIQRTSRYTLIKQLNNVGSRVDKHWFAVRDTSLKTDRLITLMPLNRNCPLSICPSTKDILNNLFLALQHPYICPIFGLEFLEYEELNYVALIQPINHGSLKDLIYGIERNCWNDDWSQKYASRGKGLPLSQIQQMGRQILEALVFLKDRGFPVVAHLHSGNVVVQNGVARLAGLENTLLGFKSRIHPIVTSRLTKTSTVDVICFGHMLFEMCAGYELCSFKPTAAHLSDIETYPQVIELLEIIFDESRNRYPSIEELLIHDLFRNIDLREMRCAPVTIFRPALTPSIINFLDGIKRQNLGKRFTNLDSEDMISLKSPEAEYEDSLLVQIYNELSNTTI; translated from the exons ATGGAAAGTGTTCATCGTCCATGCGAACAAAATACAAGCGTTAGAATATTTAGAAAACCCGTTGCGGAATCGCGAAG AAATGGACGACACCACTACACCGCACTGGGTCACGGACCGTCCGCTTGCGAGGACGTCGGCGAATACGTGGAAATGGAGAAAAGGTCCAGAGACCGTGCTTTATCAATCTGTCAGACTTATATCCAACGAACTTCGCGGTATACTCTCATCAAGCAGCTCAACAACGTCG GATCGAGAGTGGACAAGCACTGGTTCGCCGTAAGAGATACTTCGCTCAAAACCGACAGACTCATCACTCTGATGCCCTTGAATAGAAATTGTCCGTTGAGCATCTGTCCTTCGACGAAAGACATCCTGAATAATTTGTTTCTCGCACTACAGCATCCATACATTTGTCCTATATTCGGTCTAGAGTTTCTCGAGTACGAGGAACTCAACTACGTTGCTCTAATCCAACCTATCAATCACGGTAGTCTGAAGGATCTTATATATGGC ATCGAGAGGAATTGCTGGAACGATGACTGGAGTCAAAAGTACGCTTCTCGCGGGAAAGGTTTACCCTTGTCACAGATCCAACAGATGGGTAGACAGATATTGGAAGCTTTGGTGTTCCTTAAAGACAGAGGATTTCCTGTTGTCGCTCATTTGCATTCTGGAAACGTCGTTGTACAGAATGGCGTTGCTCGTCTCGCTGGTCTCGAAAACACCCTCTTAGGTTTCAAAAGCAGGATACATCCTATAGTGACATCTCGATTGACGAAAACGAGTACGGTGGACGTGATATGTTTTG GTCACATGTTGTTTGAAATGTGCGCCGGCTACGAATTGTGTTCTTTCAAGCCAACCGCTGCGCATCTCTCGGATATCGAGACGTATCCACAG gTCATCGAACTACTTGAGATAATATTTGATGAGTCTAGAAATCGGTATCCGAGTATAGAAGAACTTCTTATTCATGACCTCTTCAGAAACATAGACCTTCGCGAAATGCGCTGTGCGCCGGTTACG ATATTTCGTCCTGCCTTAACACCTTCTATAATCAATTTTCTGGATGGTATCAAACGACAAAATTTAGGTAAAAg ATTTACGAACTTAGATTCGGAAGATATGATATCATTGAAAAGTCCTGAAGCCGAATACGAGGATTCGCTTCTTGTCCAAATATACAACGAACTATCTAACACGACCATATAA
- the LOC122634592 gene encoding slowpoke-binding protein isoform X5 yields the protein MFNLYQSLNKKDEGESHRESDVTGHDRFWQERPRTRRKRRAVNRRTQSAIELDSEAMVSARGVLRRGRSASIEDDESEEEKGYQLTNKIDNLAKILFSRVSAARGCRDQNEIRNGRHHYTALGHGPSACEDVGEYVEMEKRSRDRALSICQTYIQRTSRYTLIKQLNNVGSRVDKHWFAVRDTSLKTDRLITLMPLNRNCPLSICPSTKDILNNLFLALQHPYICPIFGLEFLEYEELNYVALIQPINHGSLKDLIYGIERNCWNDDWSQKYASRGKGLPLSQIQQMGRQILEALVFLKDRGFPVVAHLHSGNVVVQNGVARLAGLENTLLGFKSRIHPIVTSRLTKTSTVDVICFGHMLFEMCAGYELCSFKPTAAHLSDIETYPQVIELLEIIFDESRNRYPSIEELLIHDLFRNIDLREMRCAPVTIFRPALTPSIINFLDGIKRQNLADTGRVL from the exons ATGTTCAATCTCTATCAAAGTTTGAATAAGAAGGACGAGGGTGAGAGCCATCGGGAATCGGATGTCACCGGACACGATAGGTTCTGGCAAGAGAGGCCAAGGACACGACGGAAACGACGTGCCGTCAATCGCAGAACTCAAAGTGCCATAGAGCTCGATTCGGAAGCTATGGTCTCTGCCCGTGGTGTCCTTCGTCGTGGAAGAAGTGCCAGTATCGAAGACGATGAAAGCGAAGAGGAAAAGGGCTATCAATTGACCAACAAAATTGACAATCTAGCTAAGATACTCTTCAGTCGTGTCTCGGCCGCGCGAGGATGCAGAGATCAAAATGAAATCAG AAATGGACGACACCACTACACCGCACTGGGTCACGGACCGTCCGCTTGCGAGGACGTCGGCGAATACGTGGAAATGGAGAAAAGGTCCAGAGACCGTGCTTTATCAATCTGTCAGACTTATATCCAACGAACTTCGCGGTATACTCTCATCAAGCAGCTCAACAACGTCG GATCGAGAGTGGACAAGCACTGGTTCGCCGTAAGAGATACTTCGCTCAAAACCGACAGACTCATCACTCTGATGCCCTTGAATAGAAATTGTCCGTTGAGCATCTGTCCTTCGACGAAAGACATCCTGAATAATTTGTTTCTCGCACTACAGCATCCATACATTTGTCCTATATTCGGTCTAGAGTTTCTCGAGTACGAGGAACTCAACTACGTTGCTCTAATCCAACCTATCAATCACGGTAGTCTGAAGGATCTTATATATGGC ATCGAGAGGAATTGCTGGAACGATGACTGGAGTCAAAAGTACGCTTCTCGCGGGAAAGGTTTACCCTTGTCACAGATCCAACAGATGGGTAGACAGATATTGGAAGCTTTGGTGTTCCTTAAAGACAGAGGATTTCCTGTTGTCGCTCATTTGCATTCTGGAAACGTCGTTGTACAGAATGGCGTTGCTCGTCTCGCTGGTCTCGAAAACACCCTCTTAGGTTTCAAAAGCAGGATACATCCTATAGTGACATCTCGATTGACGAAAACGAGTACGGTGGACGTGATATGTTTTG GTCACATGTTGTTTGAAATGTGCGCCGGCTACGAATTGTGTTCTTTCAAGCCAACCGCTGCGCATCTCTCGGATATCGAGACGTATCCACAG gTCATCGAACTACTTGAGATAATATTTGATGAGTCTAGAAATCGGTATCCGAGTATAGAAGAACTTCTTATTCATGACCTCTTCAGAAACATAGACCTTCGCGAAATGCGCTGTGCGCCGGTTACG ATATTTCGTCCTGCCTTAACACCTTCTATAATCAATTTTCTGGATGGTATCAAACGACAAAATTTAG CCGACACAGGTCGCGTTCTATAA
- the LOC122634592 gene encoding slowpoke-binding protein isoform X1, whose translation MFNLYQSLNKKDEGESHRESDVTGHDRFWQERPRTRRKRRAVNRRTQSAIELDSEAMVSARGVLRRGRSASIEDDESEEEKGYQLTNKIDNLAKILFSRVSAARGCRDQNEIRNGRHHYTALGHGPSACEDVGEYVEMEKRSRDRALSICQTYIQRTSRYTLIKQLNNVGSRVDKHWFAVRDTSLKTDRLITLMPLNRNCPLSICPSTKDILNNLFLALQHPYICPIFGLEFLEYEELNYVALIQPINHGSLKDLIYGIERNCWNDDWSQKYASRGKGLPLSQIQQMGRQILEALVFLKDRGFPVVAHLHSGNVVVQNGVARLAGLENTLLGFKSRIHPIVTSRLTKTSTVDVICFGHMLFEMCAGYELCSFKPTAAHLSDIETYPQVIELLEIIFDESRNRYPSIEELLIHDLFRNIDLREMRCAPVTIFRPALTPSIINFLDGIKRQNLGKRFTNLDSEDMISLKSPEAEYEDSLLVQIYNELSNTTI comes from the exons ATGTTCAATCTCTATCAAAGTTTGAATAAGAAGGACGAGGGTGAGAGCCATCGGGAATCGGATGTCACCGGACACGATAGGTTCTGGCAAGAGAGGCCAAGGACACGACGGAAACGACGTGCCGTCAATCGCAGAACTCAAAGTGCCATAGAGCTCGATTCGGAAGCTATGGTCTCTGCCCGTGGTGTCCTTCGTCGTGGAAGAAGTGCCAGTATCGAAGACGATGAAAGCGAAGAGGAAAAGGGCTATCAATTGACCAACAAAATTGACAATCTAGCTAAGATACTCTTCAGTCGTGTCTCGGCCGCGCGAGGATGCAGAGATCAAAATGAAATCAG AAATGGACGACACCACTACACCGCACTGGGTCACGGACCGTCCGCTTGCGAGGACGTCGGCGAATACGTGGAAATGGAGAAAAGGTCCAGAGACCGTGCTTTATCAATCTGTCAGACTTATATCCAACGAACTTCGCGGTATACTCTCATCAAGCAGCTCAACAACGTCG GATCGAGAGTGGACAAGCACTGGTTCGCCGTAAGAGATACTTCGCTCAAAACCGACAGACTCATCACTCTGATGCCCTTGAATAGAAATTGTCCGTTGAGCATCTGTCCTTCGACGAAAGACATCCTGAATAATTTGTTTCTCGCACTACAGCATCCATACATTTGTCCTATATTCGGTCTAGAGTTTCTCGAGTACGAGGAACTCAACTACGTTGCTCTAATCCAACCTATCAATCACGGTAGTCTGAAGGATCTTATATATGGC ATCGAGAGGAATTGCTGGAACGATGACTGGAGTCAAAAGTACGCTTCTCGCGGGAAAGGTTTACCCTTGTCACAGATCCAACAGATGGGTAGACAGATATTGGAAGCTTTGGTGTTCCTTAAAGACAGAGGATTTCCTGTTGTCGCTCATTTGCATTCTGGAAACGTCGTTGTACAGAATGGCGTTGCTCGTCTCGCTGGTCTCGAAAACACCCTCTTAGGTTTCAAAAGCAGGATACATCCTATAGTGACATCTCGATTGACGAAAACGAGTACGGTGGACGTGATATGTTTTG GTCACATGTTGTTTGAAATGTGCGCCGGCTACGAATTGTGTTCTTTCAAGCCAACCGCTGCGCATCTCTCGGATATCGAGACGTATCCACAG gTCATCGAACTACTTGAGATAATATTTGATGAGTCTAGAAATCGGTATCCGAGTATAGAAGAACTTCTTATTCATGACCTCTTCAGAAACATAGACCTTCGCGAAATGCGCTGTGCGCCGGTTACG ATATTTCGTCCTGCCTTAACACCTTCTATAATCAATTTTCTGGATGGTATCAAACGACAAAATTTAGGTAAAAg ATTTACGAACTTAGATTCGGAAGATATGATATCATTGAAAAGTCCTGAAGCCGAATACGAGGATTCGCTTCTTGTCCAAATATACAACGAACTATCTAACACGACCATATAA
- the LOC122634592 gene encoding slowpoke-binding protein isoform X6, translated as MFNLYQSLNKKDEGESHRESDVTGHDRFWQERPRTRRKRRAVNRRTQSAIELDSEAMVSARGVLRRGRSASIEDDESEEEKGYQLTNKIDNLAKILFSRVSAARGCRDQNEIRNGRHHYTALGHGPSACEDVGEYVEMEKRSRDRALSICQTYIQRTSRYTLIKQLNNVGSRVDKHWFAVRDTSLKTDRLITLMPLNRNCPLSICPSTKDILNNLFLALQHPYICPIFGLEFLEYEELNYVALIQPINHGSLKDLIYGIERNCWNDDWSQKYASRGKGLPLSQIQQMGRQILEALVFLKDRGFPVVAHLHSGNVVVQNGVARLAGLENTLLGFKSRIHPIVTSRLTKTSTVDVICFGHMLFEMCAGYELCSFKPTAAHLSDIETYPQVIELLEIIFDESRNRYPSIEELLIHDLFRNIDLREMRCAPVTIFRPALTPSIINFLDGIKRQNLDLRT; from the exons ATGTTCAATCTCTATCAAAGTTTGAATAAGAAGGACGAGGGTGAGAGCCATCGGGAATCGGATGTCACCGGACACGATAGGTTCTGGCAAGAGAGGCCAAGGACACGACGGAAACGACGTGCCGTCAATCGCAGAACTCAAAGTGCCATAGAGCTCGATTCGGAAGCTATGGTCTCTGCCCGTGGTGTCCTTCGTCGTGGAAGAAGTGCCAGTATCGAAGACGATGAAAGCGAAGAGGAAAAGGGCTATCAATTGACCAACAAAATTGACAATCTAGCTAAGATACTCTTCAGTCGTGTCTCGGCCGCGCGAGGATGCAGAGATCAAAATGAAATCAG AAATGGACGACACCACTACACCGCACTGGGTCACGGACCGTCCGCTTGCGAGGACGTCGGCGAATACGTGGAAATGGAGAAAAGGTCCAGAGACCGTGCTTTATCAATCTGTCAGACTTATATCCAACGAACTTCGCGGTATACTCTCATCAAGCAGCTCAACAACGTCG GATCGAGAGTGGACAAGCACTGGTTCGCCGTAAGAGATACTTCGCTCAAAACCGACAGACTCATCACTCTGATGCCCTTGAATAGAAATTGTCCGTTGAGCATCTGTCCTTCGACGAAAGACATCCTGAATAATTTGTTTCTCGCACTACAGCATCCATACATTTGTCCTATATTCGGTCTAGAGTTTCTCGAGTACGAGGAACTCAACTACGTTGCTCTAATCCAACCTATCAATCACGGTAGTCTGAAGGATCTTATATATGGC ATCGAGAGGAATTGCTGGAACGATGACTGGAGTCAAAAGTACGCTTCTCGCGGGAAAGGTTTACCCTTGTCACAGATCCAACAGATGGGTAGACAGATATTGGAAGCTTTGGTGTTCCTTAAAGACAGAGGATTTCCTGTTGTCGCTCATTTGCATTCTGGAAACGTCGTTGTACAGAATGGCGTTGCTCGTCTCGCTGGTCTCGAAAACACCCTCTTAGGTTTCAAAAGCAGGATACATCCTATAGTGACATCTCGATTGACGAAAACGAGTACGGTGGACGTGATATGTTTTG GTCACATGTTGTTTGAAATGTGCGCCGGCTACGAATTGTGTTCTTTCAAGCCAACCGCTGCGCATCTCTCGGATATCGAGACGTATCCACAG gTCATCGAACTACTTGAGATAATATTTGATGAGTCTAGAAATCGGTATCCGAGTATAGAAGAACTTCTTATTCATGACCTCTTCAGAAACATAGACCTTCGCGAAATGCGCTGTGCGCCGGTTACG ATATTTCGTCCTGCCTTAACACCTTCTATAATCAATTTTCTGGATGGTATCAAACGACAAAATTTAG ATTTACGAACTTAG
- the LOC122634592 gene encoding slowpoke-binding protein isoform X2: MFNLYQSLNKKDEGESHRESDVTGHDRFWQERPRTRRKRRAVNRRTQSAIELDSEAMVSARGVLRRGRSASIEDDESEEEKGYQLTNKIDNLAKILFSRVSAARGCRDQNEIRNGRHHYTALGHGPSACEDVGEYVEMEKRSRDRALSICQTYIQRTSRYTLIKQLNNVGSRVDKHWFAVRDTSLKTDRLITLMPLNRNCPLSICPSTKDILNNLFLALQHPYICPIFGLEFLEYEELNYVALIQPINHGSLKDLIYGIERNCWNDDWSQKYASRGKGLPLSQIQQMGRQILEALVFLKDRGFPVVAHLHSGNVVVQNGVARLAGLENTLLGFKSRIHPIVTSRLTKTSTVDVICFGHMLFEMCAGYELCSFKPTAAHLSDIETYPQVIELLEIIFDESRNRYPSIEELLIHDLFRNIDLREMRCAPVTIFRPALTPSIINFLDGIKRQNLGKSRHRSRSINDILLIHRFW, translated from the exons ATGTTCAATCTCTATCAAAGTTTGAATAAGAAGGACGAGGGTGAGAGCCATCGGGAATCGGATGTCACCGGACACGATAGGTTCTGGCAAGAGAGGCCAAGGACACGACGGAAACGACGTGCCGTCAATCGCAGAACTCAAAGTGCCATAGAGCTCGATTCGGAAGCTATGGTCTCTGCCCGTGGTGTCCTTCGTCGTGGAAGAAGTGCCAGTATCGAAGACGATGAAAGCGAAGAGGAAAAGGGCTATCAATTGACCAACAAAATTGACAATCTAGCTAAGATACTCTTCAGTCGTGTCTCGGCCGCGCGAGGATGCAGAGATCAAAATGAAATCAG AAATGGACGACACCACTACACCGCACTGGGTCACGGACCGTCCGCTTGCGAGGACGTCGGCGAATACGTGGAAATGGAGAAAAGGTCCAGAGACCGTGCTTTATCAATCTGTCAGACTTATATCCAACGAACTTCGCGGTATACTCTCATCAAGCAGCTCAACAACGTCG GATCGAGAGTGGACAAGCACTGGTTCGCCGTAAGAGATACTTCGCTCAAAACCGACAGACTCATCACTCTGATGCCCTTGAATAGAAATTGTCCGTTGAGCATCTGTCCTTCGACGAAAGACATCCTGAATAATTTGTTTCTCGCACTACAGCATCCATACATTTGTCCTATATTCGGTCTAGAGTTTCTCGAGTACGAGGAACTCAACTACGTTGCTCTAATCCAACCTATCAATCACGGTAGTCTGAAGGATCTTATATATGGC ATCGAGAGGAATTGCTGGAACGATGACTGGAGTCAAAAGTACGCTTCTCGCGGGAAAGGTTTACCCTTGTCACAGATCCAACAGATGGGTAGACAGATATTGGAAGCTTTGGTGTTCCTTAAAGACAGAGGATTTCCTGTTGTCGCTCATTTGCATTCTGGAAACGTCGTTGTACAGAATGGCGTTGCTCGTCTCGCTGGTCTCGAAAACACCCTCTTAGGTTTCAAAAGCAGGATACATCCTATAGTGACATCTCGATTGACGAAAACGAGTACGGTGGACGTGATATGTTTTG GTCACATGTTGTTTGAAATGTGCGCCGGCTACGAATTGTGTTCTTTCAAGCCAACCGCTGCGCATCTCTCGGATATCGAGACGTATCCACAG gTCATCGAACTACTTGAGATAATATTTGATGAGTCTAGAAATCGGTATCCGAGTATAGAAGAACTTCTTATTCATGACCTCTTCAGAAACATAGACCTTCGCGAAATGCGCTGTGCGCCGGTTACG ATATTTCGTCCTGCCTTAACACCTTCTATAATCAATTTTCTGGATGGTATCAAACGACAAAATTTAGGTAAAAg CCGACACAGGTCGCGTTCTATAAACGACATCCTATTGATACACAGGTTTTGGTAA
- the LOC122634592 gene encoding slowpoke-binding protein isoform X4, whose amino-acid sequence MESVHRPCEQNTSVRIFRKPVAESRSRRAAWHSNKDNARRPLRNSCFANLIRFWQRLRSDPTELASESVEIQVEKRLNDSEEQEDRNGRHHYTALGHGPSACEDVGEYVEMEKRSRDRALSICQTYIQRTSRYTLIKQLNNVGSRVDKHWFAVRDTSLKTDRLITLMPLNRNCPLSICPSTKDILNNLFLALQHPYICPIFGLEFLEYEELNYVALIQPINHGSLKDLIYGIERNCWNDDWSQKYASRGKGLPLSQIQQMGRQILEALVFLKDRGFPVVAHLHSGNVVVQNGVARLAGLENTLLGFKSRIHPIVTSRLTKTSTVDVICFGHMLFEMCAGYELCSFKPTAAHLSDIETYPQVIELLEIIFDESRNRYPSIEELLIHDLFRNIDLREMRCAPVTIFRPALTPSIINFLDGIKRQNLGKRFTNLDSEDMISLKSPEAEYEDSLLVQIYNELSNTTI is encoded by the exons ATGGAAAGTGTTCATCGTCCATGCGAACAAAATACAAGCGTTAGAATATTTAGAAAACCCGTTGCGGAATCGCGAAG TCGCAGAGCAGCGTGGCATAGTAATAAAGATAATGCGCGTCGTCCACTTCGTAACTCTTGCTTCGCAAATCTAATCCGCTTCTGGCAACGCTTAAGAAGCGATCCAACGGAATTAGCGAGCGAAAGCGTAGAGATACAAGTAGAAAAACGTCTAAACGACAGCGAGGAACAAGAGGACAg AAATGGACGACACCACTACACCGCACTGGGTCACGGACCGTCCGCTTGCGAGGACGTCGGCGAATACGTGGAAATGGAGAAAAGGTCCAGAGACCGTGCTTTATCAATCTGTCAGACTTATATCCAACGAACTTCGCGGTATACTCTCATCAAGCAGCTCAACAACGTCG GATCGAGAGTGGACAAGCACTGGTTCGCCGTAAGAGATACTTCGCTCAAAACCGACAGACTCATCACTCTGATGCCCTTGAATAGAAATTGTCCGTTGAGCATCTGTCCTTCGACGAAAGACATCCTGAATAATTTGTTTCTCGCACTACAGCATCCATACATTTGTCCTATATTCGGTCTAGAGTTTCTCGAGTACGAGGAACTCAACTACGTTGCTCTAATCCAACCTATCAATCACGGTAGTCTGAAGGATCTTATATATGGC ATCGAGAGGAATTGCTGGAACGATGACTGGAGTCAAAAGTACGCTTCTCGCGGGAAAGGTTTACCCTTGTCACAGATCCAACAGATGGGTAGACAGATATTGGAAGCTTTGGTGTTCCTTAAAGACAGAGGATTTCCTGTTGTCGCTCATTTGCATTCTGGAAACGTCGTTGTACAGAATGGCGTTGCTCGTCTCGCTGGTCTCGAAAACACCCTCTTAGGTTTCAAAAGCAGGATACATCCTATAGTGACATCTCGATTGACGAAAACGAGTACGGTGGACGTGATATGTTTTG GTCACATGTTGTTTGAAATGTGCGCCGGCTACGAATTGTGTTCTTTCAAGCCAACCGCTGCGCATCTCTCGGATATCGAGACGTATCCACAG gTCATCGAACTACTTGAGATAATATTTGATGAGTCTAGAAATCGGTATCCGAGTATAGAAGAACTTCTTATTCATGACCTCTTCAGAAACATAGACCTTCGCGAAATGCGCTGTGCGCCGGTTACG ATATTTCGTCCTGCCTTAACACCTTCTATAATCAATTTTCTGGATGGTATCAAACGACAAAATTTAGGTAAAAg ATTTACGAACTTAGATTCGGAAGATATGATATCATTGAAAAGTCCTGAAGCCGAATACGAGGATTCGCTTCTTGTCCAAATATACAACGAACTATCTAACACGACCATATAA